One Pseudochaenichthys georgianus chromosome 4, fPseGeo1.2, whole genome shotgun sequence DNA window includes the following coding sequences:
- the uhrf1 gene encoding E3 ubiquitin-protein ligase UHRF1: protein MWIQVRTMDGSETHRVDSLSKLTKVDELRLKISELFKVEPDVQRLFYRGKQMEDGHTIFDYNVGLNDIVQLLVRQKVDVVKGKDKEAELSDSDSGCGSTRSESDKNSTHGEAEAQTAGTSATTNTTELVDPGFGSYKINELVDARDLNMGAWFEAQILNVTKSTMTPKAEAADAQPAEEEILYQVKYEDYPENGLVQLLAKDVRPRARTVYQWHQLEPMMVVMVNFNPDDPKERGYWYDAEIQKKRETRTVKEIYAKILLGDAGDSLNDCRIMFLTEIYKIEEVGSLDETPAGSESPLKRSNGPECKHCKDNPKKNCQWCNCHVCGIKQDPDKQLLCDECDMAYHIYCLNPPLTSIPDDEDWYCPGCHNDASEVVLAGEKLKESKKKSKMASASSTSQRDWGKGMACVGRTTQCTIVPSNHYGPIPSVPVGSLWKFRVQVSESGVHRPHVAGIHGRSNDGAFSLVLAGGYEDDVDDGNEFTYTGSGGRDLSGNKRTAEQSCDQTLTHMNRALALNCNVPVNDKNGADAKNWKAGKPVRVVRSCKGRKHSKYSPEEGNRYDGIYKIAKYWPAKGKSGFLVWRYLLKRDDEEPAPWTRDGKDRVKKLGLTIQYPAGYQEKEKEKENKNVADESSETPSKSKRKRKSQSSESPKSSPTKTPKKIKLEMYKLTREQKTFIKNDKQNKKLWDEAMESLSLGPKFLNKVEEVFLCICCQEVVFQPITTECQHNVCRECLQRSFKADVHTCPACRYDLGKNYSMNINKPLQDILIQFFPGYSSGR, encoded by the exons ATGTGGATTCAAGTGCGCACAATGGATGGGAGTGAAACCCACCGGGTGGATTCCCTGTCCAAGCTCACCAAGGTGGATGAGCTACGTCTCAAAATCTCTGAGCTCTTCAAGGTGGAGCCAGACGTGCAGAGACTTTTCTACCGCGGcaagcag ATGGAGGACGGCCATACCATATTCGACTACAATGTGGGCCTAAACGATATAGTGCAGCTGCTTGTGAGGCAGAAGGTTGATGTGGTGAAAGGCAAAGACAAAGAAGCAGAGCTCTCAGACTCTGACTCTGGTTGTGGATCAACCCGGAGTGAATCCGACAAGAACTCAACTCACGGGGAGGCCGAGGCTCAGACCGCCGGCACCTCCGCCACAACAAACACCACAGAGCTCGTTGATCCAGGGTTTGGATCTTACAAG ATCAATGAGCTAGTGGATGCAAGAGACTTAAACATGGGGGCGTGGTTTGAAGCGCAGATCTTGAATGTTACCAAGTCAACAATGACGCCTAAAGCAGAAGCTGCTGATGCACagccagcagaggaggagataTTGTACCAAGTTAAATACGAAGA CTACCCAGAGAACGGGCTGGTTCAGTTGCTGGCCAAGGAtgttcgccctcgggcccgcaCGGTGTACCAGTGGCACCAGCTGGAGCCAATGATGGTTGTTATGGTCAACTTCAACCCAGACGACCCCAAGGAGCGTGGCTATTGGTACGACGCTGAGAtccagaagaagagggagaccCGCACAGTGAAAGAAATCTATGCCAAGATTCTCCTTGG TGATGCTGGTGACTCTCTTAATGATTGTCGGATCATGTTCCTGACTGAAATCTACAAAATCGAGGAGGTTGGTTCTCTGGATGAAACACCCGCTGGATCCGAGAGTCCGCTGAAAA GATCAAATGGACCAGAGTGCAAGCACTGCAAAGATAATCCCAAGAAAAACTGCCAGTGGTGTAACTGCCACGTCTGCGGCATCAAGCAGGATCCCGACAAACAGCTGCTGTGTGATGAGTGCGACATGGCCTATCACATCTACTGCCTGAACCCCCCGCTCACCTCCATCCCTGACGACGAGGACTG GTATTGCCCAGGATGCCATAATGACGCCAGTGAGGTTGTGTTGGCTGGAGAGAAGCTGAAGGAGAGCAAAAAGAAGTCTAAGATGGCTTCTGCCAGTTCCACCAGCCAGAGGGACTGGGGCAAG GGAATGGCCTGTGTTGGTCGAACCACGCAGTGCACCATTGTCCCATCAAACCACTACGGCCCAATCCCCAGCGTTCCTGTCGGCTCCCTGTGGAAGTTCAGAGTGCAG GTCAGTGAATCTGGCGTCCACAGGCCTCATGTAGCTGGAATCCACGGCAGGAGCAATGACGGGGCCTTCTCTCTGGTCCTGGCAGGAGGATATGAGGATGACGTG GATGATGGTAACGAGTTCACATACACTGGCTCTGGTGGGCGAGATCTTTCCGGAAACAAGAGGACCGCTGAGCAATCATGTGATCAGACACTTACCCACATGAACCG GGCGCTGGCTCTCAACTGCAACGTCCCTGTCAACGACAAAAATGGAGCCGATGCAAAGAACTGGAAGGCGGGAAAACCAGTTAGAGTCGTGCGCAGCTGCAAGGGTCGCAAACACAGTAAATACTCCCCTGAGGAAGGAAACAGATATGATGGGATATATAAG ATTGCAAAGTACTGGCCAGCCAAAGGGAAGTCTGGCTTCTTGGTGTGGCGATATCTGCTGAAGCGTGACGATGAGGAGCCGGCACCGTGGACGAGAGATGGCAAGGACCGCGTCAAGAAGCTCGGGCTCACCATACAG TATCCTGCTGGCTATCAAGAGAAAGAGAAGGAGAAAGAGAACAAAAATGTTGCGGATGAGTCTTCGGAAACACCCAGCAAGtcaaagaggaagaggaaatcCCAGAGCAGCG AATCCCCCAAGTCTTCACCAACCAAAACTCCTAAGAAAATAAAGCTAGAAATGTACAAGCTTACTAGGGAACAGAAAACCTTCATCAAGAATGACAAGCAAAACAAGAAACTGTGGGATGAAGCCATGGAGTCACTGTCACTTGGACCG AAATTCCTGAACAAAGTCGAAGAAGTTTTCCTCTGCATTTGCTGCCAAGAGGTTGTCTTTCAGCCAATCACCACAGAGTGCCAACACAATGTCTGCAGG GAATGCCTTCAGCGATCCTTCAAAGCAGACGTGCACACCTGCCCGGCCTGCAGGTACGACCTGGGCAAGAACTACTCCATGAACATCAACAAACCCCTGCAGGATATCCTTATTCAGTTTTTCCCAGGCTACAGCAGCGGGCGATGA